In Fundidesulfovibrio terrae, a genomic segment contains:
- a CDS encoding ABC transporter permease, with the protein MNDSPASHRPFETLGDATSAASGRLARQVVLPFGKSFEISVKSLRVRFFRSLITVMSLVLAVAFLAFTLLGHDVAMGLLASGDPSLQTDLVKAGFDLAPGRYPGSYEVASSAKDRWIVILSLLVCAVGIVNAQLMAVTERFREIGTMKCLGALDSFVLRLFLLEAGMQGLAGALAGAVIGGLVGLLAGVLRFGLPALYHLHLADAASSVGWSVLVGFVLSLIGVSYPALVASRMPPVAAMRAEE; encoded by the coding sequence CCGCCAGCCACCGTCCCTTCGAGACCCTGGGCGACGCGACCAGCGCGGCTTCCGGCCGCTTGGCCCGGCAGGTAGTGCTGCCGTTCGGCAAATCATTCGAGATCAGCGTCAAAAGCCTCAGGGTGCGCTTCTTCCGCTCGCTCATCACCGTCATGAGCCTGGTGCTGGCCGTGGCCTTCCTGGCCTTCACCCTGCTCGGGCACGACGTGGCCATGGGGCTTCTGGCCTCGGGGGATCCGTCGCTGCAGACCGACCTGGTCAAGGCCGGGTTCGACCTGGCTCCAGGGCGCTATCCCGGCAGCTACGAGGTTGCCTCCAGCGCCAAGGACCGCTGGATCGTCATCCTGTCGCTCCTGGTGTGCGCGGTGGGCATCGTCAACGCCCAGCTCATGGCGGTGACTGAACGCTTCCGCGAGATCGGCACCATGAAGTGCCTGGGCGCGCTGGACAGCTTCGTGCTGCGCTTGTTCCTCCTGGAGGCGGGCATGCAGGGGCTGGCCGGGGCCCTGGCCGGGGCGGTGATCGGCGGCCTTGTGGGGCTTCTGGCCGGGGTTCTGCGCTTCGGCCTGCCGGCGCTCTATCATCTGCACCTGGCCGACGCCGCGTCGAGCGTGGGCTGGTCGGTCCTGGTGGGCTTCGTCCTGAGCCTGATCGGGGTATCCTATCCGGCGCTGGTGGCCTCCCGGATGCCTCCGGTGGCGGCCATGCGGGCCGAGGAATGA